A genomic window from Caldicellulosiruptor kronotskyensis 2002 includes:
- a CDS encoding D-alanyl-D-alanine carboxypeptidase family protein: MKARVFVLIFALIITTAFGKICYANEKKNLPQLSSKSAIAIEWVTGKILFEKNKDLKLPMASTTKIMTAILVLENCDVNKEIEIPPQAVGVPGSSMYLEKGEKLKIIDLLYGLMLSSGNDAAVALAIATAGDVKRFVKLMNKKAKDLGLSNTVFSSPHGLEQGQHYTTAHDLAKLTAYAMRNPIFRQIVKTKDIEVPWTTRPYNRILRNKNKMLRLYPGADGVKTGFTKKAGRCLVTSVCRDDFRVICVVLNAPDMWNDTQKILNYCYNNFKVVKLLPDEMGYVKVKNGKSDWVKVGTTYKCYWVVESSCLPKLDVILQVAEAPIEKNKVIGRLNVYLKNEKQSLPLVALQECPRKSLWDRIKEKLFENRIRQK; the protein is encoded by the coding sequence ATGAAAGCAAGGGTATTTGTTCTTATATTTGCATTAATAATAACTACAGCATTTGGTAAGATATGCTATGCAAATGAAAAAAAGAATTTACCACAACTGAGCTCTAAATCTGCAATAGCTATTGAATGGGTAACAGGGAAGATTCTCTTTGAAAAAAACAAGGATTTAAAACTTCCAATGGCAAGCACAACCAAAATAATGACAGCAATCCTGGTGTTAGAAAACTGTGATGTAAATAAAGAAATTGAAATTCCGCCACAGGCTGTGGGAGTTCCAGGGTCATCTATGTACCTCGAAAAAGGAGAAAAACTGAAAATAATAGACCTTTTATATGGACTTATGCTTTCTTCTGGGAATGATGCTGCTGTCGCCTTGGCAATAGCAACAGCTGGTGATGTAAAAAGATTCGTTAAACTTATGAACAAGAAAGCAAAAGATCTTGGCCTTTCAAACACTGTATTTTCATCTCCACATGGCTTGGAACAAGGTCAGCATTATACAACAGCTCACGACCTTGCAAAACTTACCGCATACGCTATGAGAAATCCAATATTTCGACAGATAGTAAAAACCAAAGATATAGAAGTACCATGGACTACAAGACCTTACAATAGAATTCTAAGAAACAAAAACAAGATGTTAAGATTATATCCTGGTGCTGATGGTGTAAAAACTGGATTTACAAAAAAGGCGGGTAGGTGTCTTGTCACTTCTGTTTGCAGAGATGATTTTAGAGTCATATGTGTGGTTTTGAATGCTCCGGATATGTGGAATGATACGCAAAAGATTCTCAACTATTGTTATAACAACTTTAAAGTGGTAAAACTTCTACCTGATGAAATGGGTTATGTAAAAGTTAAAAACGGAAAAAGTGATTGGGTAAAAGTTGGAACAACATATAAATGTTATTGGGTAGTGGAATCAAGTTGTTTGCCAAAATTAGATGTAATTTTGCAGGTAGCAGAAGCGCCTATTGAAAAAAACAAGGTGATTGGTAGGTTGAATGTGTATCTTAAAAATGAAAAACAGAGCCTCCCACTTGTTGCATTACAAGAATGTCCAAGAAAGTCTTTATGGGACAGAATAAAAGAAAAATTGTTTGAAAATAGAATTAGACAAAAATAA
- the aroC gene encoding chorismate synthase: MRFLDAGETHGKALIAIIEGFPAHVKIDIENINHLLQLRQRGYGRGKRMEIEKDRVKILSGVRNSFTTGAPITLMIENRDYENWKSFMDATQCDVDTKKVTVPRPGHADLAGCLKYEFDDARNVLERASARETAIRVAVGAVCEELLKMFGIKLYNHVVEIGRVRLTKSYSFNDTELFEQALSSSDLFCIDKEAEMKMKEEIDIAKQIGDSVGGIAEVICKNVPYGIGSHVHWDRKLDAQIAHSVMSIQSVKGVEIGMGFEAARRFGSEVHDEIYYDDKKGFYRKTNNAGGIEGGISNGMDIVVRAAFKPIPTLYKPLKSVDIRTFQPAEAAVERSDICAVPAGSIVMRAAIAYVLANALIERLGGDSAKTMLETFKRIYNKG, encoded by the coding sequence ATGAGATTTTTAGATGCTGGTGAAACACATGGAAAAGCTTTGATAGCCATAATAGAAGGATTTCCTGCACATGTAAAAATAGATATAGAAAATATAAACCATCTTTTACAACTACGTCAAAGGGGTTATGGAAGAGGGAAGCGAATGGAAATAGAAAAGGACAGAGTAAAAATTTTATCAGGAGTCAGAAACTCTTTTACCACAGGAGCCCCTATTACATTGATGATTGAAAATAGGGATTACGAAAACTGGAAAAGTTTTATGGATGCAACGCAGTGTGATGTAGATACCAAAAAAGTGACAGTTCCACGGCCTGGTCATGCAGATTTGGCTGGTTGTTTAAAATATGAGTTTGATGATGCAAGAAATGTATTGGAAAGAGCCAGTGCAAGAGAAACTGCTATAAGAGTAGCAGTTGGAGCTGTTTGTGAAGAACTTTTGAAAATGTTTGGCATTAAACTTTACAACCACGTTGTTGAGATTGGTAGGGTACGGCTTACAAAATCGTATTCATTTAATGACACAGAACTTTTTGAACAGGCTTTATCTTCTTCAGATCTGTTTTGTATTGACAAGGAAGCTGAAATGAAGATGAAAGAGGAGATTGATATAGCAAAACAAATAGGTGATAGCGTGGGTGGGATTGCTGAGGTAATTTGCAAAAATGTTCCATATGGTATTGGTAGCCATGTTCACTGGGACAGAAAACTTGACGCCCAGATTGCTCACTCTGTAATGAGTATTCAGTCTGTAAAAGGTGTTGAAATTGGTATGGGATTTGAAGCGGCAAGGCGGTTTGGTTCTGAAGTTCATGATGAAATTTATTATGATGATAAGAAAGGTTTTTATCGAAAGACAAACAATGCAGGTGGTATAGAAGGCGGAATTTCAAACGGCATGGATATTGTTGTTCGGGCTGCTTTCAAGCCAATTCCAACTCTATATAAGCCCCTCAAAAGTGTAGATATAAGAACATTTCAACCTGCTGAGGCAGCAGTAGAAAGGTCTGACATATGTGCTGTGCCGGCAGGAAGTATTGTCATGAGAGCGGCAATTGCGTATGTTCTGGCAAATGCTTTAATAGAAAGGTTAGGAGGAGATTCTGCTAAGACTATGTTAGAAACTTTCAAAAGAATTTATAATAAAGGGTAA
- a CDS encoding MBL fold metallo-hydrolase RNA specificity domain-containing protein, with product MKITFIGGAQSVTGSCYLFDLEGKKFLVDCGMFQGGLTEELLNYESFPFNPSEIEFVILSHAHIDHSGRIPKLYKDGFRGIICTTDATMDLCSIMLPDSAHIQESEIEWKNRKRKREGKKLLLPLYTLEDAENVLKHFRGVKYGQRIQIDKNLSFVFKDAGHMLGSAIVELYVKENGKEYKLVFSGDLGNRNVPILKDPTIIDDCDYLFIESTYGNRLHVDVENKSKKLINIISTTISNGGKVIIPSFAVGRTQEILYEIAKEISTDSEEAKIIRNVEIFVDSPLATSATAIYKKHIDYFDTEAAMFIKNGIYPLEPPNLRFIKSVDESKWLNEYDKSCIIISSSGMCEAGRIKHHLKHNLWNEKNTVLFVGYQAPNTLGRKLLDGQKKVKIFGEEVEVRAKIEYIEAYSGHADKSGLFSWIEQMNQKPKKIFVVHGEKEVQFEFAKELQNRFKTDVIVPMRGEVYEIAPEYVTQSERLFSELPSFVNLSVLAQIEEIEYELNRLKEGIKNSAISPERLSTLNSNLEELRYLLSLALNDY from the coding sequence TTGAAGATAACTTTCATAGGTGGAGCTCAAAGTGTGACAGGTTCATGCTACCTTTTTGATCTTGAAGGCAAAAAATTTCTGGTAGATTGTGGTATGTTTCAAGGTGGTTTGACTGAAGAACTGCTCAACTATGAATCATTTCCTTTTAATCCGTCAGAAATTGAATTTGTCATTCTTTCTCACGCTCATATTGACCATAGCGGAAGAATTCCAAAACTCTATAAGGATGGATTTAGAGGAATAATTTGTACAACAGATGCGACAATGGACTTGTGTAGTATTATGTTGCCAGACAGCGCTCATATTCAGGAAAGCGAGATTGAATGGAAGAATAGAAAAAGGAAAAGAGAAGGGAAAAAACTACTGCTACCGCTTTATACCTTAGAAGACGCAGAAAATGTCTTAAAACATTTTAGAGGCGTAAAATATGGTCAGAGAATTCAAATAGACAAAAATTTGAGTTTTGTTTTTAAGGATGCTGGACATATGCTTGGTTCAGCTATAGTTGAGCTCTATGTGAAAGAAAATGGTAAGGAGTACAAACTTGTTTTTTCTGGTGATTTAGGGAACAGAAATGTTCCTATTTTGAAAGACCCTACAATAATAGATGATTGCGATTATCTGTTCATTGAAAGCACTTACGGCAATAGGCTTCATGTAGACGTTGAAAACAAATCTAAAAAACTTATAAATATAATAAGTACAACTATTTCAAATGGTGGAAAGGTTATAATTCCATCTTTTGCAGTTGGGAGAACACAGGAAATATTATATGAGATTGCAAAAGAAATTAGCACTGATTCTGAAGAGGCTAAAATTATAAGAAATGTAGAGATTTTTGTTGACAGCCCACTTGCAACTTCTGCAACTGCCATCTACAAAAAACATATAGATTATTTTGATACAGAGGCAGCTATGTTTATAAAAAATGGTATATATCCTCTTGAGCCACCTAATTTGAGGTTTATAAAATCTGTGGATGAGTCAAAATGGTTAAATGAGTATGACAAAAGTTGTATAATAATTTCTTCAAGTGGGATGTGTGAGGCAGGAAGAATAAAGCATCATCTTAAACATAATTTATGGAATGAGAAAAACACTGTGCTCTTTGTCGGTTATCAGGCACCAAACACTCTCGGAAGAAAGCTTTTGGATGGACAGAAGAAGGTAAAGATATTTGGTGAAGAGGTAGAAGTAAGAGCAAAGATAGAGTATATCGAGGCATATTCTGGTCATGCAGATAAAAGTGGGCTTTTTTCGTGGATTGAACAGATGAATCAAAAACCAAAGAAGATTTTTGTGGTCCATGGCGAGAAGGAAGTTCAGTTCGAATTTGCAAAAGAATTACAAAACCGGTTTAAAACAGATGTCATTGTTCCTATGCGTGGCGAGGTGTATGAAATTGCACCTGAATACGTTACACAAAGTGAAAGGTTATTCTCGGAACTTCCTTCATTTGTCAATCTTTCAGTACTTGCTCAGATTGAAGAGATTGAATATGAACTGAATAGACTAAAGGAAGGTATAAAAAACTCTGCTATTTCTCCAGAAAGGCTATCTACACTCAATTCGAATTTAGAAGAACTGAGATACCTTCTCAGTCTTGCGTTGAATGATTATTGA
- a CDS encoding DUF3048 domain-containing protein, producing the protein MKHKKEVYLKKILPLIIGIIIISLSACGKKETKNEILKTSKTLQTIKNEEKDNTQAQQFNYLCRFTGEVIYPKDEHQIIAVMINNEPGAIPQSSLDQAEYLYEALIEGGATRIMAIYHHTYPKKVGPIRSARPYFMQIAKSLNAYFVHCGGSPQAYRLFKQNFIPHIDAIYTGGGIFFRTSDRKAPHNLYSSMEKLSAFFDKKGYKMQKTYKTYPLTDEVVNKWNSENTKIKITFSGWYYVRYEYDEQKKVYKRFIKEKPHLNKETGAVLTAKNLVIIFAHYDTIKNDDRGRQEVDFSKGKGYVLQMGKTIPITYEFNMKNSFILKDENGQEIKLLKGNTWFEIVPQYGKVKFE; encoded by the coding sequence ATGAAACATAAAAAAGAAGTTTATTTGAAAAAGATTTTACCATTAATAATAGGAATTATAATTATTTCTTTGTCAGCATGTGGTAAAAAAGAGACCAAAAATGAAATCTTAAAAACAAGTAAAACATTACAAACGATCAAAAATGAGGAAAAAGACAATACTCAAGCTCAGCAATTTAACTATCTTTGTAGATTTACTGGAGAAGTCATTTACCCAAAAGATGAACATCAAATAATAGCAGTTATGATTAATAATGAACCTGGTGCAATCCCTCAATCTTCGTTAGATCAGGCTGAGTACCTTTATGAAGCTTTGATTGAGGGTGGAGCAACACGAATTATGGCAATATATCACCATACATATCCTAAAAAAGTAGGTCCTATAAGAAGTGCAAGACCGTATTTTATGCAGATAGCAAAGTCACTTAATGCTTACTTTGTACACTGTGGTGGTAGCCCACAAGCTTACAGGCTTTTCAAACAGAATTTTATACCTCATATTGATGCTATTTACACAGGTGGCGGAATTTTCTTCAGGACCTCAGATAGAAAAGCACCGCATAATCTCTATTCTTCTATGGAGAAGCTTTCAGCTTTTTTTGATAAAAAGGGTTACAAAATGCAGAAAACTTACAAAACATATCCTTTAACAGATGAAGTAGTGAATAAATGGAATTCAGAAAACACCAAAATAAAAATTACTTTTTCAGGATGGTATTATGTAAGATATGAATATGATGAACAGAAAAAAGTTTACAAAAGGTTTATAAAAGAAAAACCTCATCTTAACAAAGAGACAGGTGCTGTACTGACTGCAAAAAACTTAGTAATAATTTTTGCTCACTATGACACAATAAAAAACGATGACAGAGGTAGACAGGAAGTGGATTTTTCAAAAGGAAAAGGGTATGTTCTGCAAATGGGAAAAACTATTCCAATAACTTATGAATTTAATATGAAAAATTCATTTATATTAAAAGATGAAAATGGGCAAGAGATTAAGCTTTTAAAAGGGAACACATGGTTTGAGATTGTACCGCAGTATGGTAAGGTTAAGTTTGAATGA
- a CDS encoding diacylglycerol kinase: protein MNKRRTLLESFDNAINGIIISFKTQRNMKIHFIIAFTILFLTIVFKLNKIETVLVLICIGLVIATELINTAIENTIDLIAKEFEPKAKIAKDVAAGAVLVSALMSLTIGYFLFYDKIKLPIELTLKHIRGISFHVVFLSLIIVAMVIIVVKAITNRTKFMQGGMPSGHTALAFAAATAILMLTNNLIIVSLALFLALLVLESRIEAKIHTVWETVVGAIIGVLVTLLIFKIK, encoded by the coding sequence ATGAACAAAAGAAGAACCTTGCTGGAGAGTTTTGACAATGCAATAAATGGAATAATAATTTCTTTTAAGACTCAAAGAAATATGAAGATTCACTTTATAATAGCTTTTACAATTCTCTTTTTAACTATTGTCTTTAAACTTAATAAGATCGAAACAGTATTAGTACTAATTTGTATTGGTTTAGTTATTGCAACAGAACTTATAAACACTGCAATAGAAAATACCATAGACCTCATAGCAAAAGAGTTTGAACCGAAAGCAAAAATTGCAAAAGACGTAGCAGCAGGAGCTGTGTTGGTGTCTGCCTTGATGTCATTAACCATAGGGTATTTTCTTTTTTATGATAAAATAAAGCTACCAATAGAATTAACACTTAAACATATAAGAGGTATTTCTTTTCATGTAGTGTTTTTATCCCTTATAATTGTAGCAATGGTCATAATAGTTGTTAAGGCTATTACAAATAGAACAAAGTTTATGCAGGGCGGAATGCCAAGCGGTCATACTGCTTTAGCTTTTGCTGCGGCAACTGCTATTTTAATGCTCACAAACAACCTCATAATAGTATCACTTGCTCTTTTTTTGGCTCTATTGGTACTTGAGAGTAGGATAGAAGCAAAGATTCATACAGTTTGGGAGACAGTTGTAGGTGCCATTATTGGAGTTCTTGTAACCCTTTTGATATTCAAGATAAAATGA
- the ybeY gene encoding rRNA maturation RNase YbeY: MKIFIQNQQDKVDIDQHISKIIEESIVNTIKVFLEEENFEISVFIVDNSFIKELNRNYRNVNKETDVLSFPIFEFKNGKLLEDIVIMEDEIPLGDIVISIEKAAQQAKEFGHSLEREIAYLTVHSVLHLLGFDHIEEDDRKVMREYEEQILQSMGLTR; the protein is encoded by the coding sequence GTGAAAATATTCATTCAAAATCAGCAAGATAAAGTTGATATTGACCAACACATTTCAAAGATAATTGAAGAGTCGATTGTAAATACCATTAAGGTTTTCTTGGAAGAAGAGAACTTTGAAATAAGTGTATTCATAGTTGATAACAGCTTCATAAAGGAACTCAATAGAAATTATAGAAATGTCAATAAAGAAACAGATGTACTATCTTTTCCTATATTCGAATTTAAAAATGGGAAGCTTTTAGAAGATATAGTGATTATGGAAGATGAAATTCCTCTTGGTGACATTGTAATTTCAATCGAAAAGGCAGCACAGCAGGCGAAAGAATTTGGTCACTCATTGGAAAGAGAAATTGCATATTTAACTGTGCATTCTGTTTTACATCTTTTGGGTTTTGACCACATAGAAGAGGATGATAGAAAAGTAATGAGGGAGTATGAAGAGCAAATTTTACAGAGCATGGGGTTGACAAGATGA
- a CDS encoding HD family phosphohydrolase: protein MLKIFERWHERKRIYYYRFILFFSFFGTSSLLIALSKRKETPIIWNKIFRFFNPEIKYSKFRIDGDLSAAILLILILSLIMGVYLYLFERKFIDNCRDMAATSAIIALNLLLIKFLLPIPTYAVPAFVGVILISLLIDVRVSIIFNVILSIVTLLIVGMNNLSFALHLFVTGSLCAIVSHSINNRLQFISHGFLASLISSLFVLSTELVFKMNEAEVLTTSANSFIGTALSFIIAYGTLPVWEYLFDFTTPIRLMELSNPNHPLLKRLLLEAPGTYHHSLIVGNLAEIACEAVGGNYLLARIGAYYHDIGKLKRPFYFKENQIIEEDPHNRITPTLSALIIISHTKDGVEIGKEYRLPRQVLDIIKQHHGTTKVAFFYGKALSQNQQVSEEKFRYDGPIPQSKEAAIVMLADSVEAAVRALSSPTPQMIEATIRNVIQEKLLDGQLNNSDLTFKELEIILESFIKVLTGVFHKRVSYNIFEDSSNKSDEVMVRSENIHSKSAR, encoded by the coding sequence ATGTTAAAAATTTTTGAACGATGGCATGAGAGAAAAAGGATTTATTATTATCGATTTATTCTTTTTTTCTCTTTTTTTGGGACCTCGTCGCTATTGATAGCACTGTCTAAAAGAAAAGAAACACCCATAATTTGGAATAAAATTTTTCGGTTTTTTAATCCTGAAATAAAATATTCTAAATTTAGAATAGACGGTGATTTATCAGCTGCAATTTTATTAATTTTGATACTTTCTCTCATAATGGGAGTGTATTTATATCTTTTTGAAAGAAAATTTATAGACAACTGCAGGGATATGGCAGCAACAAGTGCTATTATAGCTCTAAATCTTCTTTTAATAAAGTTTCTTCTTCCCATACCAACATATGCTGTGCCGGCTTTTGTAGGAGTTATTTTGATTTCGCTTTTGATTGATGTAAGAGTTTCGATAATTTTTAATGTAATACTTTCTATTGTAACCCTGCTAATTGTGGGAATGAATAACCTTAGTTTTGCTCTTCATCTTTTTGTGACAGGAAGTTTGTGTGCAATTGTATCGCACAGTATTAACAATAGGCTTCAATTTATATCCCACGGATTTTTGGCCAGTTTAATATCCTCACTTTTTGTTTTGTCAACTGAATTAGTATTTAAAATGAATGAAGCTGAGGTGTTGACCACTTCAGCAAACTCTTTTATTGGTACGGCACTTTCGTTTATTATTGCGTATGGAACTTTACCTGTGTGGGAGTACTTATTTGATTTTACCACCCCGATTAGACTTATGGAACTTTCTAATCCCAACCATCCATTACTTAAAAGACTTTTACTTGAAGCTCCAGGTACTTATCATCACAGTTTAATAGTAGGGAATTTAGCCGAGATTGCATGTGAAGCAGTTGGTGGAAATTATCTTCTTGCCCGCATAGGCGCTTATTATCACGACATAGGAAAGCTAAAAAGACCTTTTTATTTTAAGGAAAATCAGATTATTGAAGAAGACCCTCACAACAGGATAACTCCTACTCTTTCAGCTCTTATAATAATCTCACATACAAAAGATGGTGTGGAGATTGGGAAGGAATATAGGCTACCAAGACAGGTTCTTGACATTATAAAACAGCACCATGGTACTACTAAGGTGGCATTTTTTTATGGAAAAGCGCTAAGTCAAAATCAGCAAGTGAGTGAGGAAAAGTTTAGGTATGATGGACCAATTCCACAGAGCAAAGAAGCTGCAATTGTTATGTTGGCTGACTCTGTTGAAGCAGCTGTCAGGGCTCTTTCTTCTCCGACGCCTCAGATGATTGAAGCTACTATAAGAAATGTAATTCAAGAAAAGCTTCTTGATGGGCAGCTAAATAACAGCGATTTGACATTTAAAGAACTTGAAATTATATTGGAAAGTTTTATCAAGGTTTTGACTGGTGTTTTTCACAAGAGGGTTAGTTATAATATATTTGAAGATTCTTCAAACAAATCAGATGAGGTGATGGTAAGAAGTGAAAATATTCATTCAAAATCAGCAAGATAA
- a CDS encoding PhoH family protein has protein sequence MEERLISTLSIEDTQELWNIFGEFDSKVKTLEELLNVNIVFRDNGIKIIGNNPENISKAEKTIKILHDMEKKKLDIDEHTIRYIVETLEDEEIRSLENDVIFITHRGKQVKPKTLGQKRYINAIMNNTIVFGIGPAGTGKTYLAMAMAVHYLKKKEVSKIILTRPAVEAGEKLGFLPGDLQTKVDPYLRPIYDALHDLIGTETYQRYMERGVIEVAPLAYMRGRTLDDAFIILDEAQNTTSEQMKMFLTRLGFGSKAVVTGDITQIDLPSGIESGLVQVTKILRDIEGIEFVFLTYQDVVRHQLVQKIINAYNRYEEKRKEKQKA, from the coding sequence TTGGAAGAAAGACTCATTTCAACTTTAAGCATTGAAGACACCCAAGAACTTTGGAACATATTTGGTGAGTTTGATTCTAAAGTTAAGACTTTAGAAGAGCTTTTGAATGTAAATATTGTGTTTAGAGACAATGGTATAAAAATCATAGGCAATAATCCAGAAAATATAAGTAAAGCAGAAAAAACGATAAAAATATTACATGACATGGAGAAGAAAAAATTAGATATTGATGAACATACTATACGTTATATAGTAGAGACTTTAGAAGATGAAGAAATAAGAAGTTTAGAAAATGATGTTATCTTTATAACTCACAGAGGCAAACAGGTAAAACCTAAAACTCTTGGTCAAAAACGATATATAAATGCAATTATGAACAATACAATTGTATTTGGCATTGGACCTGCAGGTACAGGTAAGACTTACTTGGCTATGGCAATGGCTGTTCATTACCTCAAAAAGAAAGAGGTAAGCAAAATTATTCTTACAAGACCGGCTGTTGAAGCAGGTGAAAAATTAGGATTTTTACCTGGAGATTTGCAAACAAAAGTAGACCCATACTTGCGACCAATTTATGATGCACTTCATGACTTAATTGGCACAGAAACCTACCAACGGTATATGGAAAGAGGAGTAATTGAGGTTGCACCGCTTGCATACATGCGTGGAAGGACCTTAGATGATGCTTTTATAATTTTAGATGAGGCACAAAACACTACTTCAGAGCAAATGAAGATGTTTTTGACAAGACTTGGTTTTGGCTCAAAGGCAGTGGTGACTGGTGATATTACTCAGATTGACTTACCAAGTGGGATTGAGTCTGGACTTGTTCAGGTAACGAAGATACTTAGGGATATTGAAGGAATAGAATTTGTTTTTTTGACTTATCAAGACGTTGTTCGTCATCAACTTGTTCAAAAGATTATTAATGCTTACAATAGGTATGAAGAAAAACGAAAGGAGAAACAAAAAGCATAG
- a CDS encoding sporulation protein YqfD — protein MCSGRLVLKVEGENLNKFLNMLIFNKILLKLYSKQNNTIIIGISTKIFKKVIKIAKRTKCKISILEKNGMYFYLKELTLWKVITVGVCIFILIVFNQFIFDIAILNHGSADMLLNEKIKEKLYQYNIKPFILKNKIDEKILERKLLTELGDLMWVNVKKEGVRLFVEYVKREMAEIENKKGRIFAASSGIIKRIILKSGNLLVKEGDTVVYGQLLVDNKVFSKDGIEYFEDANAQIEAITFYTVPADFTIPLYQKEYISKATVPYIKVGNYEIKLKNIVTKNENCDKIKIKEYKLSPLAIWVGVYEVKRYKLKRFVPTFDQIKEKAKRECDQKFMSLTKNKKILNVLSVRTYIKVIKQKGEIRKIECQRNYECLEEIGVKK, from the coding sequence ATGTGCAGTGGAAGACTTGTTTTAAAAGTAGAAGGAGAGAATTTAAACAAATTTTTAAATATGCTTATTTTCAACAAGATTTTACTTAAACTGTATTCTAAACAGAATAATACCATAATTATAGGTATATCAACCAAAATTTTTAAAAAAGTAATAAAGATAGCAAAAAGAACAAAGTGCAAAATAAGCATTTTAGAGAAAAATGGAATGTATTTTTATTTAAAGGAGCTAACGTTATGGAAAGTAATTACAGTTGGAGTATGTATTTTTATTTTAATAGTTTTTAATCAGTTTATTTTTGACATAGCTATTTTAAACCATGGTTCTGCAGATATGTTGTTAAATGAAAAAATAAAAGAAAAACTTTACCAGTACAATATAAAGCCATTTATACTGAAAAATAAAATTGACGAAAAAATACTTGAAAGAAAACTTCTTACTGAGTTGGGTGATTTAATGTGGGTAAATGTGAAAAAAGAAGGTGTTCGTCTGTTTGTGGAGTATGTAAAAAGAGAAATGGCAGAAATAGAAAACAAGAAAGGACGGATATTTGCAGCAAGTAGCGGAATTATTAAAAGAATAATCTTAAAATCTGGGAATTTACTTGTCAAAGAAGGTGATACTGTAGTATATGGACAGCTTCTTGTAGATAATAAAGTGTTCTCCAAGGATGGAATTGAGTATTTTGAAGATGCAAATGCCCAAATTGAAGCAATCACATTTTACACCGTCCCTGCAGATTTTACTATTCCTTTATATCAAAAAGAATATATTTCAAAAGCAACAGTACCATACATAAAAGTTGGTAATTATGAAATCAAACTTAAAAATATAGTTACTAAAAACGAGAATTGTGATAAAATTAAAATAAAAGAGTATAAACTTTCACCTTTGGCTATTTGGGTGGGAGTGTATGAAGTCAAAAGATACAAGCTAAAAAGATTTGTGCCTACGTTTGATCAAATAAAGGAAAAGGCTAAAAGAGAATGTGACCAAAAGTTTATGTCACTTACAAAAAATAAGAAGATATTAAATGTTTTGTCAGTTCGCACATATATAAAAGTGATAAAGCAAAAAGGTGAGATAAGGAAAATTGAATGCCAAAGAAATTATGAATGTTTAGAAGAGATTGGCGTTAAAAAATAA
- the yqfC gene encoding sporulation protein YqfC, whose protein sequence is MPKISKKNLRQFALLSQLPQEVITDQPRITLIGDQEIIVENHKGLICYEDTFVKINTNISPLAIEGDKLVIERMDSETIIINGRIKYVKYFFDPEQGRSD, encoded by the coding sequence ATGCCGAAGATATCAAAGAAAAATTTAAGACAGTTTGCTTTGTTATCTCAGCTTCCCCAAGAAGTTATAACAGACCAGCCAAGAATTACTTTAATAGGTGACCAAGAAATTATTGTTGAGAACCATAAAGGACTCATTTGTTATGAAGACACTTTTGTTAAAATAAACACAAATATATCTCCTCTTGCAATTGAAGGAGATAAACTTGTAATTGAAAGAATGGACAGCGAAACAATTATTATAAACGGAAGAATAAAGTATGTAAAATATTTTTTTGATCCCGAACAAGGGAGAAGTGATTGA
- a CDS encoding GatB/YqeY domain-containing protein codes for MSLKDKLLEDYKTAMKEKDVVRKNVVGMVRAAILQFEKDNKVVLDDSGVLSVIAKEIKKRKDSLPEYIKSGRQDLIDELNREIEILTSYLPPMLSEEEIEQLVKETIEIIKPNGIKDMGKVMQEVMKKVSGRADGKVVSEIIKKYLQQ; via the coding sequence TTGAGTCTCAAAGATAAGCTCCTTGAAGATTATAAAACTGCTATGAAAGAAAAGGATGTTGTTAGAAAAAATGTTGTTGGTATGGTGAGAGCTGCAATATTGCAGTTTGAAAAGGACAACAAGGTGGTTCTTGACGATAGTGGAGTTCTGAGTGTCATTGCTAAGGAAATTAAGAAGAGAAAAGATAGTTTACCTGAATATATAAAAAGTGGCAGACAGGATTTGATTGATGAGTTGAATAGAGAGATTGAAATTTTGACTTCTTATCTTCCACCCATGCTCAGCGAAGAAGAAATAGAGCAGCTTGTAAAGGAAACTATAGAAATTATAAAACCTAATGGAATAAAAGATATGGGGAAAGTAATGCAAGAGGTTATGAAAAAGGTAAGTGGCAGAGCAGATGGAAAAGTTGTAAGTGAGATTATTAAAAAATATTTACAACAATAA